A single Eulemur rufifrons isolate Redbay chromosome 9, OSU_ERuf_1, whole genome shotgun sequence DNA region contains:
- the ANKRD40 gene encoding ankyrin repeat domain-containing protein 40, whose product MSALLEQKEQQERLREAAALGDIREVQKLVESGVDVNSQNEVNGWTCLHWACKRNHGQVVSYLLKSGADKEILTTKGEMPVQLTSRREIRKIMGVEDDDDDDDTLPQLKKESELPFIPNYLANPAFPFIYTPTAQDSAQLQNGGPSTPPASPPADGSPPLLPPGEPPLLGAFPRDHTSLALVQNGDVSAPSAILRTPESTKPGPVCQPPVSQSRSLFSSVPSKPPVSLEPQNGTYTGPAPAFQPFFFTGAFPFNMQELVLKVRIQNPSLRENDFIEIELDRQELTYQELLRVSCCELGVNPDQVEKIRKLPNTLLRKDKDVARLQDFQELELVLMISENNFLFRNAASTLTERPCYNRRASKLTY is encoded by the exons ATGAGCGCCCTCCTAGAGCAGAAGGAGCAGCAGGAGAGGCTGCGGGAGGCCGCGGCCTTGGGGGACATTCGGGAGGTGCAGAAACTGGTGGAGAGCGGGGTGGATGTGAACTCCCAAAATGAGGTCAACGGCTG GACTTGTTTACACTGGGCATGTAAACGCAACCATGGTCAGGTGGTCTCTTACCTGTTAAAATCAGGAGCTGACAAAGAGATTCTTACCACAAAAGGAGAAATGCCAGTCCAATTGACATCGAGGAGAGAAATCAGGAAGATTATGGGAG tggaagatgatgatgatgacgatgacacCCTCCCCCAGCTGAAGAAGGAGTCAGAACTGCCCTTTATTCCCAACTATTTGGCCAACCCAGCCTTCCCGTTTATCTACACCCCCACAGCACAGGATTCAGCCCAGCTGCAGAACGGGGGCCCCTCCACgcctcctgcctcaccccctgCAGATGGCTCGCCTCCATTGCTTCCCCCTGGAGAACCTCCCCTGCTGGGGGCCTTTCCCCGGGACCACACCTCTTTGGCACTGGTTCAGAATGGTGATGTGTCTGCCCCCTCTGCCATACTCCGAACACCAGAAAGCACAAAACCGGGCCCTGTTTGTCAGCCACCAGTGAGTCAGAGCCGCTCTCTGTTCTCTTCTGTCCCGTCCAAGCCACCAGTGTCTCTGGAGCCTCAAAATGGGACATATACGGGACCGGCGCCAGCATTCCAGCCATTTTTCTTCACAGGAGCATTTCCGTTTAATATGCAAG agcTGGTACTCAAGGTGAGAATTCAGAACCCATCTCTTCGAGAAAATGATTTCATTGAAATTGAACTGGACCGACAGGAGCTCACCTACCAAGAATTGCTCAGAGtgagttgctgtgagctgggcgtTAATCCAGATCAAGTGGAGAAAATCAGAAAGTTACCTAATACTCTGTTAAGAAAG GACAAAGATGTTGCTCGACTTCAAGATTTCCAAGAGCTGGAACTGGTTCTAATgataagtgaaaataattttctgttcagAAATGCTGCATCCACACTGACTGAAAGGCCTTGCTATAACAGGAGAGCTTCAAAACTGACTTACTAA